The proteins below are encoded in one region of Rubripirellula reticaptiva:
- a CDS encoding sulfite exporter TauE/SafE family protein — MLGLAILFGTVVGFALGLTGGGGGIFAVPLLVYGLAVAPREAVGISLASVGGTALFGAVPRLIRGEVELRTGLLFAVAGMLGAPVGSYLSKLVPETVLLVMFAVLMFVVAQRMWSKACNPNIPSGVCTTESEPGPDRSACQRDADGKLRLTSKCARLLVVVGLMMGVLSGMFGVGGGFVIVPALVIFSGMAIHQAVGTSLFVIVLVSISGVASHIVGGGELSLETTLQFMAGGFIGMWLGGIVAKRLKGPTLQKTFSIAVVFVAIFVIFKTVVL, encoded by the coding sequence ATGCTCGGCCTAGCCATCTTGTTCGGGACTGTCGTTGGATTCGCATTGGGATTGACCGGTGGCGGTGGCGGTATTTTTGCGGTGCCGTTGCTTGTTTACGGGCTGGCGGTTGCGCCCCGCGAGGCTGTGGGAATCTCATTGGCCTCCGTTGGTGGTACCGCCTTGTTTGGCGCGGTGCCAAGACTGATCCGTGGCGAGGTTGAACTGCGAACGGGATTGCTGTTTGCAGTCGCCGGCATGCTGGGCGCGCCTGTCGGTTCCTACCTTTCGAAGCTTGTTCCCGAGACAGTGTTGTTGGTGATGTTCGCGGTATTGATGTTTGTGGTCGCACAGCGGATGTGGTCCAAGGCTTGCAATCCAAACATTCCGAGCGGAGTTTGCACGACGGAAAGCGAACCAGGGCCAGATCGAAGTGCCTGCCAACGCGACGCTGATGGCAAGCTGCGATTGACGTCCAAGTGTGCACGTCTGCTTGTGGTCGTCGGGTTAATGATGGGCGTGCTGTCGGGAATGTTCGGCGTCGGTGGTGGCTTTGTGATCGTTCCCGCACTGGTGATCTTCAGCGGGATGGCGATTCACCAAGCAGTTGGGACATCTCTGTTTGTCATCGTTCTGGTCAGCATCAGCGGCGTAGCATCACATATCGTCGGTGGTGGCGAGTTGTCGCTTGAAACGACGTTGCAATTCATGGCGGGTGGTTTCATTGGAATGTGGCTGGGCGGCATCGTCGCCAAGCGACTTAAGGGACCAACACTGCAAAAAACCTTTTCGATCGCGGTCGTGTTTGTCGCGATCTTTGTGATTTTCAAAACAGTGGTTCTGTAA
- a CDS encoding rhodanese-like domain-containing protein, with product MKTIGVKELAAKQENEQIDLIDVRMPTEFREVHADCARSVPLDSLDPKAVMAARNGSASLPLYVICRSGNRSAQACKKFIDAGFDNVVNVEGGTTAWDSANLPVVRGKKSFPLMQQVQIAAGFLTVLGVVLAYLVHPYFVGLSAFVGCGLMFAGLTGLCPMASMIAKMPWNQCGDGGCGSSCSA from the coding sequence ATGAAGACGATTGGTGTCAAGGAATTAGCAGCGAAGCAAGAGAACGAGCAAATTGATTTGATTGATGTCCGGATGCCTACCGAGTTTCGCGAGGTGCATGCCGATTGTGCGCGTAGCGTCCCTCTGGATTCGCTGGATCCCAAGGCTGTCATGGCGGCCCGGAACGGATCGGCCAGTCTCCCTCTGTACGTGATCTGCCGCAGTGGAAACCGGTCGGCGCAGGCGTGCAAGAAGTTTATCGACGCTGGCTTCGATAATGTTGTTAACGTCGAGGGCGGCACGACGGCCTGGGACAGCGCGAATCTGCCAGTCGTTCGTGGCAAGAAGTCGTTTCCATTGATGCAGCAAGTGCAGATCGCTGCCGGATTCCTGACGGTGCTCGGCGTCGTGCTTGCCTATCTTGTTCATCCCTACTTCGTTGGACTCTCGGCCTTCGTTGGCTGTGGGTTGATGTTTGCCGGCTTGACGGGTTTGTGTCCGATGGCGTCGATGATCGCAAAGATGCCCTGGAACCAGTGCGGCGACGGAGGCTGTGGCAGCTCATGCTCGGCCTAG
- a CDS encoding ArsR/SmtB family transcription factor has translation MKSNELAKPPGQIQDFAAAAECLKALAHPVRLRIVQLLLHGRYTVGEIAEDCQIQDNVGSEQLRLLQRCGFLVSQREGRNVYYQVAEPHLVPLMACIESRFLP, from the coding sequence ATGAAATCAAATGAACTAGCGAAGCCACCAGGGCAGATCCAGGATTTTGCTGCTGCGGCTGAGTGTTTGAAAGCACTTGCCCACCCAGTCCGGTTGCGGATTGTGCAGTTATTGCTGCACGGGCGATACACGGTTGGCGAAATTGCCGAGGATTGTCAGATTCAAGACAACGTTGGATCCGAGCAACTGAGACTGTTACAGCGGTGCGGTTTTCTGGTCAGTCAGCGTGAGGGCCGAAACGTTTACTATCAGGTCGCCGAGCCACATCTGGTTCCGTTGATGGCATGCATTGAAAGTCGATTCTTGCCTTGA
- a CDS encoding sensor histidine kinase codes for MTNRISALSTILRSPMRILGLVLVLVFTAEVAVMLVLPHVTPAMLSEPVEAIVDAILLTLVCAPVLWLVIIGPLRRIAIQEHQRSETIVANAGESILTFGRDGTVLSCNRAATEMFDINAETLIGRSITSLVPALPDIPDQLPSEFRLDGVRSDGEQFPLQISVSEYPSESQQTRIAIVRDLTDSQKSENERILMARKTEALRAQQMTTLAQLATGVAHEIRNPLTSIKMLIQVNRAKFADEGLPTDDLELVEQEIRRMERSVNSLLDYARPETSEFKRFAIQEAVRRTVQLIDGRCRNQNVELVVTAPDAAVPVEGDAAQIQQLLLNLGLNALDAMPTGGTLNLIVSEVDDQVVVSVCDSGTGISSNVLEKLFTPFVTNKTNGIGLGLGICRRIADAHQGKLTGTNQASGGAKFQLTLPSVTEHSAPNQSKPDYDPLGHSQEPPCKAC; via the coding sequence ATGACGAATCGCATCTCAGCCCTCTCCACCATCCTGCGTTCACCGATGCGGATTCTTGGCTTGGTGCTGGTGCTTGTCTTCACGGCCGAGGTCGCCGTCATGCTTGTGCTGCCTCACGTGACACCTGCCATGCTTAGCGAACCAGTCGAAGCAATTGTCGACGCGATCCTGCTGACGCTCGTCTGCGCCCCAGTGCTTTGGTTAGTCATCATCGGCCCGCTTCGCCGTATCGCAATCCAGGAACACCAGCGCAGCGAGACGATCGTCGCGAACGCCGGCGAAAGCATTCTGACGTTCGGTCGTGACGGGACCGTTTTATCTTGCAACCGAGCCGCCACTGAAATGTTCGACATCAATGCCGAAACGCTGATCGGTCGTTCCATCACGTCATTGGTTCCGGCACTTCCCGACATCCCAGATCAATTGCCGTCCGAGTTTCGCCTCGACGGAGTGCGAAGCGACGGCGAACAGTTTCCGCTGCAAATATCTGTCAGCGAGTATCCGTCGGAGTCGCAACAAACGCGGATTGCGATCGTTCGCGACCTGACCGATTCGCAAAAGTCCGAAAACGAACGAATTCTGATGGCTCGCAAAACGGAAGCTTTACGTGCCCAGCAGATGACGACTCTCGCGCAACTCGCAACCGGCGTGGCTCACGAAATCCGCAACCCGCTGACGTCGATCAAAATGCTGATTCAAGTCAATCGTGCAAAATTCGCGGATGAAGGACTGCCGACCGATGATTTGGAACTGGTCGAGCAAGAAATCCGTCGCATGGAGCGGTCGGTCAACAGTCTGCTAGATTACGCCCGTCCCGAAACATCCGAATTCAAAAGATTCGCGATCCAAGAAGCAGTTCGCCGAACGGTGCAATTGATCGATGGACGTTGTCGAAATCAAAACGTCGAACTGGTCGTCACAGCGCCCGACGCAGCGGTTCCAGTCGAAGGCGATGCCGCTCAAATTCAACAACTGCTGTTGAACCTAGGTTTGAACGCGCTCGATGCAATGCCCACTGGCGGAACTCTCAATCTGATCGTATCTGAAGTCGACGACCAAGTCGTCGTTTCGGTTTGCGACAGTGGCACAGGCATCAGTTCGAATGTGCTGGAAAAGCTGTTCACTCCATTCGTGACCAACAAAACCAATGGTATTGGCCTAGGCCTGGGCATTTGCCGCCGCATCGCCGACGCTCATCAAGGAAAACTAACGGGTACGAACCAGGCCAGCGGCGGCGCCAAATTTCAGTTGACATTGCCGAGCGTGACGGAACATTCTGCGCCCAACCAATCGAAACCCGACTACGACCCGCTTGGTCACTCTCAGGAACCACCATGCAAAGCCTGTTAG
- a CDS encoding sigma-54-dependent transcriptional regulator: MQSLLVIDDEPSILKAFERAFSSETTTVLTAKNAADGEAVFAKSKPDVVVIDLSLPDTSGLECFKRLREMDARVPVIFITGHGTVESAIEATKLGAYDYLFKPLELDEMRTLLDKALNLSRMVRVQPMLADEEDTVADAIVGRCKAMKEVYKAIGRVASQNLTVLLLGESGTGKEVVAQAIYHHSARSTGPFQAINCAAIPDALLESEIFGHEKGAFTDAHRQRIGKLEQADKGTLFLDEVGDMSPMTQAKLLRVLQDQTFERVGGNTPIKVDARIIAATNHNLKQLVSEGLFRSDLYFRLSVVTIQLPPLREREDDLRVLSEYFLRKYSNEFGKDIRSLAPETLELLHQYHWPGNVRELESVMKQSLLTARGNILLPEFVPPLSDQSNNLAGGKNDGEYLTEAFIAERLESGSDNLHAEAIAKAEHQLLRQVLHNTAGNQLKAAKILGISRVTLRSKLKSLGIEASDFS; this comes from the coding sequence ATGCAAAGCCTGTTAGTCATTGATGACGAACCATCGATTTTGAAAGCGTTCGAGCGTGCTTTTTCCAGCGAAACGACTACGGTACTAACGGCCAAAAACGCGGCGGATGGGGAAGCGGTTTTTGCTAAGTCCAAGCCCGACGTCGTCGTGATTGATCTGAGTCTACCCGACACATCGGGACTGGAATGCTTCAAACGTCTACGCGAGATGGACGCTCGTGTTCCTGTGATTTTCATCACGGGCCATGGCACCGTTGAATCGGCGATCGAGGCGACCAAGCTTGGTGCGTACGACTACCTGTTCAAACCGCTTGAACTCGACGAGATGCGGACGCTGTTGGACAAGGCACTGAATCTTAGCCGTATGGTGCGCGTTCAACCGATGTTGGCCGACGAAGAAGACACCGTCGCCGATGCAATCGTCGGTCGTTGTAAAGCGATGAAAGAAGTTTACAAAGCGATCGGTCGCGTAGCCTCACAGAATCTGACGGTATTGTTACTCGGCGAGAGCGGTACCGGCAAAGAAGTCGTCGCCCAAGCGATCTACCACCACAGCGCACGATCGACCGGTCCGTTTCAAGCGATCAACTGCGCGGCGATCCCCGACGCGTTATTAGAAAGCGAGATTTTCGGTCACGAAAAGGGTGCGTTCACCGACGCCCATCGTCAACGAATCGGAAAACTAGAACAGGCCGACAAAGGCACGTTGTTCTTGGATGAAGTCGGCGATATGTCGCCAATGACCCAGGCAAAATTGTTAAGAGTGTTGCAAGACCAAACCTTCGAACGTGTCGGCGGCAACACACCGATCAAAGTCGATGCCCGCATCATCGCGGCGACGAATCACAACCTAAAACAGCTCGTATCCGAAGGTCTGTTTCGATCCGATTTGTACTTTCGACTTAGCGTCGTGACGATCCAGTTACCACCGCTGCGTGAACGCGAAGATGACTTGCGAGTGCTGTCGGAATATTTCCTTCGGAAGTACAGTAACGAGTTCGGGAAAGACATCCGCTCGCTCGCACCTGAAACACTGGAACTGCTGCACCAATACCATTGGCCTGGCAATGTGCGCGAGCTCGAAAGCGTGATGAAGCAATCCCTCCTGACGGCGCGCGGCAACATTTTGCTGCCAGAGTTTGTTCCGCCTCTATCGGATCAATCAAACAATCTCGCCGGTGGAAAAAATGACGGTGAGTATCTTACCGAAGCGTTCATTGCCGAGCGTTTGGAATCAGGGAGCGATAACTTACACGCCGAAGCAATCGCGAAGGCCGAGCATCAGCTTCTACGTCAAGTACTTCACAACACCGCGGGCAACCAACTGAAGGCTGCCAAGATCCTCGGCATCTCGCGAGTCACGCTGCGAAGCAAACTGAAGTCTCTTGGCATCGAAGCAAGTGATTTCTCCTAG
- a CDS encoding efflux RND transporter permease subunit, with translation MLTKIIEFSVVNRGLVIILTLLMAGAGMYSALKLPIDAVPDMTNVQVQVVTDAGSLSPVEVERYVTYPVENTMGGLPDVEELRSVSKFGISVVTIVFEEGTDIYRARQLVAERLPDAAAVIPAGYGTPAVGPLTTALGEILQFEVRSDKHTPMELRTMLEWDISPRLRQVSGVTEINTHGGYYKTFEVQPDPDRMTSYGIPMDLLFSRLENNNNTSGGGYVIHHGEQRFIRGVSLLTSAEDIESVVIRREPDGNPILVRDIAKVSIEPMTRQGAVTRDGRGEIVTGLVMMLIGENSREVVTAAKERLKEIETTLPDGVRLEVTYDRAALIGRTLKTVLTNLTEGGMLVIIVLLLMLGNLRAGIIVALAIPLSMLFATNVMLASGVTASLMSLGAIDFGLIVDSSVIMVENCIRKLSHDNGDTKHEDIIRDAAVEVRKPTMFGELIIAVVFLPILLLEGTEGKLFRPMALTVLFALGGSMILSLSFMPAMASIFLPKKMSEKDVFVVRIVKWFYEPIVTRAIKHPVVTIGTALTLFAISLPMAANLGAEFMPRLEEGDLLVEASRLPSATLEGSIEMSTQIESILKKYPEVQTVFSKTGRPEIANDVMGVHQTDVWVLLNPIGEWPVQKTRDELIEQMSDELNANVPGVAFGFTQPIEMRVDELVAGVKADVAVLLYGDDMEVLGAKGKEIEAALRSIPGAVDVKADYQANLSTLTIQTKPKALAQYGIDAQVVLDVVSSLGGHQVGQIYEGRTRYPIMVRVPQRWRENLSLLEQVPVADSNGKAVPLKELAEIRLEETPPTIEHEGNRRRTFISANVRGRDVATFVTEAQRVIPAKVELPPGYEIRWGGDFENLQSASRRLAIITPIVLVVIMLLLHTSLGSMRLAFLIFLAVPMAASGGVIALYLREMPFSISAGVGFIALFGVAVLNGLVWVSAAEHLRETGMPLGLVAHETALVRLRPVLMTALVASLGFLPMALSTSDGAEMQRPLATVVIGGLITSTLLTSLFVPCVYPWFARGLQQIKLTHHGEPEPTLH, from the coding sequence ATGCTTACCAAAATCATTGAATTTTCGGTCGTCAATCGAGGCCTCGTCATCATCTTGACGTTGCTGATGGCCGGTGCCGGGATGTATTCGGCGCTCAAGTTGCCGATCGACGCCGTGCCCGATATGACCAACGTTCAGGTGCAAGTGGTCACCGACGCGGGGTCTTTGTCGCCGGTCGAAGTTGAACGTTATGTCACATACCCAGTCGAAAACACGATGGGCGGTTTGCCCGACGTCGAGGAGCTTCGCAGCGTTTCCAAGTTCGGTATCTCGGTCGTCACGATCGTGTTCGAAGAAGGCACCGATATCTATCGGGCACGCCAGTTAGTCGCCGAACGTTTGCCCGATGCTGCGGCGGTGATTCCGGCCGGATATGGAACACCCGCGGTTGGCCCGCTGACCACTGCGCTCGGCGAGATTCTGCAATTCGAAGTTCGTAGCGACAAGCACACTCCGATGGAGTTGCGCACCATGTTGGAGTGGGATATCTCGCCACGTCTACGTCAGGTTTCCGGCGTGACTGAAATCAATACTCACGGCGGCTACTATAAAACGTTCGAAGTTCAACCGGATCCCGATCGGATGACTAGCTATGGCATCCCAATGGATTTGTTGTTCTCTCGGCTAGAAAACAATAACAACACGTCCGGCGGCGGGTACGTCATTCACCACGGCGAACAGCGTTTCATTCGCGGTGTCTCGCTGTTGACCTCTGCTGAAGATATCGAATCCGTTGTCATTCGCCGCGAACCCGACGGTAACCCGATTCTTGTTCGCGATATCGCAAAAGTCAGCATTGAACCGATGACGCGCCAGGGGGCGGTTACGCGCGATGGTCGTGGCGAAATCGTGACGGGGCTAGTCATGATGTTGATCGGCGAGAACTCACGCGAGGTTGTAACTGCGGCCAAAGAACGGCTCAAAGAGATCGAAACGACTTTGCCCGATGGAGTGCGACTCGAGGTTACCTATGACCGGGCGGCGCTGATTGGCCGCACGCTAAAAACTGTGCTAACCAACCTGACCGAAGGTGGCATGTTGGTGATCATCGTGCTGTTGCTGATGCTCGGTAACCTGCGTGCAGGCATCATCGTCGCGCTGGCGATTCCGCTTTCGATGTTGTTTGCGACCAACGTGATGTTGGCGTCCGGCGTGACGGCTAGTTTGATGAGTTTAGGAGCAATCGACTTTGGGTTGATCGTCGACAGCAGCGTCATCATGGTCGAGAACTGCATTCGTAAGCTTTCGCACGATAACGGTGACACCAAACACGAAGACATCATTCGCGATGCCGCGGTGGAAGTTCGCAAGCCAACGATGTTTGGCGAACTGATTATCGCGGTTGTGTTTCTGCCAATCTTGTTGCTCGAGGGCACCGAAGGCAAACTGTTTCGACCGATGGCGCTAACTGTCCTGTTTGCACTGGGCGGTTCGATGATTCTGTCGCTGTCATTCATGCCGGCGATGGCATCGATCTTTTTGCCGAAAAAGATGAGCGAGAAGGATGTGTTCGTGGTTCGGATTGTCAAATGGTTCTATGAACCCATTGTCACACGAGCGATCAAGCATCCTGTCGTCACGATCGGGACGGCGCTGACTTTGTTTGCGATCAGTTTGCCGATGGCCGCGAATTTGGGGGCGGAATTCATGCCTCGCTTAGAAGAGGGCGATTTGTTGGTCGAAGCGTCGCGACTGCCCAGTGCAACGCTCGAAGGTTCGATTGAGATGTCGACCCAGATCGAATCCATTTTGAAAAAGTATCCCGAAGTTCAAACTGTTTTCTCGAAAACTGGCCGGCCAGAAATCGCCAACGATGTGATGGGCGTGCACCAGACCGATGTTTGGGTGCTGCTGAATCCCATCGGCGAGTGGCCGGTCCAGAAGACTCGCGATGAATTGATCGAGCAGATGTCGGATGAGCTGAACGCCAATGTTCCGGGTGTCGCGTTCGGATTCACACAACCGATCGAGATGCGAGTGGACGAATTGGTTGCTGGTGTGAAAGCCGATGTTGCGGTCCTGTTGTATGGCGATGACATGGAAGTTCTTGGTGCCAAGGGCAAAGAGATCGAAGCTGCTTTGCGGTCGATCCCGGGGGCTGTCGATGTGAAGGCAGACTATCAAGCCAATTTGTCGACTTTGACGATTCAAACCAAGCCCAAGGCACTTGCTCAGTATGGAATCGATGCGCAAGTTGTTTTGGATGTCGTTTCATCGCTGGGTGGACATCAGGTTGGCCAGATTTATGAGGGGCGAACTCGCTATCCGATCATGGTGCGAGTTCCCCAGCGATGGCGTGAAAACTTATCGCTGCTAGAACAGGTTCCCGTTGCGGACTCGAACGGAAAAGCGGTGCCATTAAAAGAACTCGCCGAAATTCGTCTAGAAGAAACGCCGCCAACGATCGAACACGAAGGCAATCGCCGTCGGACGTTCATTTCCGCGAACGTGCGGGGACGCGATGTGGCGACTTTTGTCACCGAGGCTCAGCGAGTGATTCCCGCCAAAGTCGAACTCCCGCCCGGATACGAAATCCGCTGGGGTGGTGACTTCGAAAACTTGCAATCCGCTAGCCGACGACTTGCCATCATCACGCCGATCGTGCTGGTCGTCATCATGTTGTTGCTTCACACCAGCCTCGGATCGATGCGGCTAGCATTCCTGATCTTCCTGGCCGTTCCAATGGCGGCATCCGGTGGAGTCATCGCGTTGTACCTTCGTGAGATGCCGTTCAGTATTTCTGCTGGGGTCGGCTTCATTGCACTGTTCGGCGTTGCGGTGCTGAACGGTTTGGTTTGGGTCAGTGCTGCAGAACATCTGCGAGAAACCGGCATGCCGCTCGGTTTGGTGGCTCACGAGACTGCGTTGGTTCGTTTGCGACCGGTGTTGATGACCGCATTGGTTGCGAGTCTCGGGTTCCTGCCGATGGCACTTTCAACAAGTGACGGTGCCGAGATGCAGCGCCCCCTTGCGACTGTCGTGATCGGCGGACTGATCACGTCGACCCTGTTGACTTCGTTGTTCGTGCCTTGCGTTTACCCTTGGTTCGCACGCGGCTTGCAACAAATCAAGTTAACGCATCATGGCGAGCCTGAGCCAACATTGCACTAA
- a CDS encoding efflux RND transporter periplasmic adaptor subunit, translating to MPNAPSVPQETVSQQSAESQRGFLGAIAKVAPTLFVLAVMGGGWLAVHEINTGGQSEVEESVAEEVAIPDSLTLPAGKIKAAKFETVPAQMQVVKHVHTIPGRIRYDETRHVDVKAPMDGILAEVFVTPGEHVESGQLLAVLRSPEIGQARAEILKRQNQREIAEQLFQRELSLAKNLEQMSAMLDQGVSVDEIENAFSNRTLGSYRQGILSSYAKMQLSSELLDMIEPLANSGSVSGRSVRERQAERQMAETEFRTARDQATFAANQAKLNAEAKLSEADRQLNLAWQSVETLLGYKEDRATAVLSNEEALSRLEVRAPFAGSVESRAFANDERVSRGDSLIVLANTDSLYVAASIRESDWSAVSLDQGTAVSVLVPALDDRVFEAQIRYFGREVQADTNSVPLVAKIENSEGLLRPGMFVRVTIPIGDAREALSVKPESVVQHENQSFVFVDEGGGTFKRVDVSTGHVSDDWIEVTNGLQPGLAVVTKGAFLLKSELLLQGEGE from the coding sequence ATGCCCAACGCTCCTTCCGTACCGCAAGAAACCGTATCGCAACAATCCGCCGAATCCCAGCGCGGATTTTTGGGTGCGATCGCCAAAGTCGCTCCGACGCTGTTCGTGCTAGCCGTCATGGGGGGCGGTTGGTTGGCCGTTCACGAGATCAACACAGGCGGCCAATCTGAAGTCGAGGAATCGGTGGCGGAAGAAGTCGCGATCCCCGATTCACTGACGTTGCCGGCCGGCAAGATCAAGGCCGCAAAGTTTGAAACGGTTCCGGCTCAAATGCAGGTTGTCAAGCATGTTCACACAATACCGGGGCGGATTCGTTACGACGAAACCAGGCACGTGGACGTTAAGGCGCCAATGGACGGCATCCTTGCCGAGGTGTTCGTCACGCCTGGGGAACATGTCGAAAGCGGTCAGTTGCTTGCAGTGCTCCGCAGTCCCGAAATTGGACAAGCTCGCGCGGAAATTCTGAAACGTCAAAACCAACGCGAGATCGCTGAGCAACTGTTTCAACGAGAACTCTCGTTGGCGAAGAATCTCGAACAAATGTCAGCAATGCTCGACCAAGGGGTGTCGGTTGATGAGATCGAGAACGCGTTTAGCAATCGAACCCTTGGTAGCTATCGTCAAGGGATATTGTCTTCCTATGCCAAGATGCAATTGTCGTCGGAACTGCTCGACATGATCGAGCCGCTCGCCAATTCAGGGTCTGTTTCTGGTCGGTCGGTTCGTGAACGACAAGCTGAGCGTCAAATGGCAGAAACCGAGTTTCGGACCGCTCGCGACCAAGCAACCTTTGCGGCCAACCAAGCAAAACTCAACGCGGAGGCAAAGCTGTCGGAAGCCGATCGTCAATTGAATCTTGCCTGGCAATCGGTCGAAACCTTGCTCGGTTACAAAGAAGACCGTGCGACGGCCGTTTTGAGTAACGAAGAGGCTCTTTCGCGACTTGAAGTGCGGGCCCCATTTGCTGGGTCTGTCGAATCACGTGCTTTCGCCAATGACGAGCGAGTCAGTCGAGGTGATTCGCTGATTGTGCTTGCCAACACCGATTCGCTCTATGTCGCAGCCAGCATTCGTGAAAGCGATTGGTCGGCGGTTTCGCTTGATCAAGGCACAGCCGTCTCGGTATTAGTGCCCGCCCTCGACGATCGTGTCTTCGAAGCTCAGATTCGATATTTCGGACGCGAGGTGCAAGCGGACACGAATTCAGTTCCCTTGGTTGCGAAGATCGAAAACAGCGAAGGCCTTTTGCGTCCGGGAATGTTCGTTCGCGTGACCATTCCGATCGGCGATGCCCGCGAAGCATTGTCGGTGAAACCAGAATCAGTGGTGCAACACGAAAACCAGTCGTTTGTGTTCGTTGATGAAGGCGGCGGAACATTCAAGCGAGTTGATGTATCGACGGGACATGTGTCAGACGACTGGATCGAAGTCACCAACGGTCTTCAGCCAGGCCTGGCAGTGGTCACGAAAGGTGCTTTCTTGTTGAAATCCGAACTTCTTTTGCAGGGCGAAGGCGAGTAG